The Garra rufa chromosome 18, GarRuf1.0, whole genome shotgun sequence genome window below encodes:
- the gpr157 gene encoding G-protein coupled receptor 157 yields MAEVNRTEVYVYEQVVILTSCVLSFFGSLLIICTFARWLDLRTTPRKLLVYLSITDLLSALSYFYGVVVVFDSDSADCIAQGAISTFANTSSFFWTVAIAIYLYVFIVRSSQRQADNLVLYFHLISWGVPFAITVAALSLHKIGYDASEVSVGWCWVDIQAEDHVLWMLLTGKIWEFFAYVTLPVLYILIKLHIHRAHAALSEYRPILTSSPVSNSASSMADRKLTLIPIIFIMLRMWSTIRFLLLLTDSPAGHNPVLVTLHGIGNTFQGAANCIMFVLLTPSIRSRLVALLCCRGQDRNWHTESVSQNRTSAYAPSHREENTSPQTWENSEG; encoded by the exons ATGGCCGAGGTTAACCGGACCGAGGTGTATGTTTACGAACAGGTTGTTATCCTGACTTCATGTGTACTTTCGTTTTTTGGCTCACTTTTAATCATATGCACATTTGCAAGATGGCTCGATCTGAGAACTACGCCGAGAAAACTGCTCGTTTATCTGTCTATCACGGACCTTCTGTCTGCACTTTCTTACTTTTACGGAGTTGTGGTGGTTTTTGATTCTGATTCTGCGGATTGTATTGCGCAAGGAGCTATTTCCACGTTCGCCAACACCAGCTCATTCTTCTGGACCGTGGCTATTGCTATTTACTTATACGTTTTTATTGTGAGGTCCAGCCAGAGACAGGCCGACAACTTGGTGCTGTATTTTCATCTTATCAG CTGGGGCGTTCCATTCGCCATCACTGTGGCAGCTCTGTCCCTGCACAAGATCGGCTATGATGCCTCTGAAGTGTCTGTTGGCTGGTGCTGGGTGGACATCCAGGCTGAAGACCATGTGCTGTGGATGCTGCTCACAGGAAAGATCTGGGAGTTCTTTGCCTATGTCACACTACCAGTCCTGTACATCCTTATAAAGTTACACATTCACAGAGCA CACGCAGCCCTGTCCGAGTACCGTCCCATCCTGACCAGCAGCCCTGTCTCTAATTCGGCGTCTTCCATGGCAGACAGGAAGCTCACCCTCATCCCCATCATCTTCATCATGCTACGCATGTGGAGCACCATCCGCTTTCTGCTCCTGCTGACCGACTCCCCTGCAGGACACAACCCAGTGCTGGTCACCTTGCAT GGAATTGGAAACACCTTTCAAGGAGCTGCGAACTGCATCATGTTTGTGCTGTTGACTCCCTCAATTCGGTCACGACTGGTGGCTCTGCTCTGCTGCAGGGGTCAGGACAGAAACTGGCATACAGAATCAGTATCCCAGAACAGGACAAGCGCATATGCACCTTCACACAGGGAAGAAAACACAAGCCCACAAACCTGGGAAAACAGTGAGGGGTGA